The following proteins are encoded in a genomic region of Arcobacter suis CECT 7833:
- a CDS encoding peptidoglycan synthetase — protein MQISSILDIVDGSLLNSPSISFIYSIKTNAKKVKEGDLFIVRDINDIELAIKNGAFAIILEINSPILDNEIAWIKVENIDACIIKLIRYKLSILDLKAYSCDKITYQLLKIYSSNFSKSIKLIPNKLENLFKNIDEIVLDDIIISSNQEILNKIYPYNKDFNKITTTLEIENLIEHSLFETSFSYNNSYFSKLKIPSLYLAQFLRVYNFLGGNIDFGKLKLFNNLKPLFIDRNFNLIEFGKSDRFIISQDTKNLYSNEILYMKIKYKYAKTIFITSEYIDYLKKDEQIIINNLDELKPILRKLKFNAIYLMGFNYTQVQTYLLKSENPLTLF, from the coding sequence GTGCAAATCTCATCTATTTTAGATATTGTTGATGGAAGTTTATTAAACTCTCCATCAATCTCTTTTATTTATTCAATCAAAACTAATGCAAAAAAAGTCAAAGAAGGTGATTTATTTATAGTAAGAGATATAAATGATATTGAATTAGCTATAAAAAATGGTGCTTTTGCAATTATTCTTGAAATAAACTCACCTATTCTTGATAATGAAATTGCTTGGATAAAAGTAGAAAATATAGATGCTTGTATCATTAAATTAATAAGATATAAATTATCAATTTTAGATTTAAAAGCCTACTCTTGCGATAAAATAACTTATCAGTTATTAAAAATTTATTCTTCAAACTTCTCAAAAAGTATTAAATTAATACCAAATAAATTAGAAAATCTATTTAAAAATATAGATGAAATAGTACTAGATGATATAATTATTTCATCTAATCAAGAAATATTAAATAAAATCTATCCTTACAATAAAGATTTTAATAAAATTACTACTACTTTAGAAATAGAAAATTTAATAGAACATTCATTATTTGAAACCTCTTTTTCATACAATAACTCATATTTCTCAAAATTAAAAATTCCTAGTTTATATTTAGCCCAATTTTTAAGAGTTTATAATTTTTTAGGTGGGAATATAGATTTTGGGAAATTAAAACTATTTAATAACCTAAAACCACTTTTTATAGATAGAAATTTTAATTTAATTGAATTTGGTAAAAGTGATAGATTTATTATTTCTCAAGATACAAAGAATTTATATTCAAATGAAATATTGTATATGAAAATAAAATATAAATATGCAAAAACTATTTTTATTACATCTGAATATATCGATTATTTAAAAAAAGATGAACAAATTATTATAAATAATCTTGATGAATTAAAACCTATTTTAAGGAAATTAAAATTTAATGCCATATATTTAATGGGTTTTAATTACACTCAAGTTCAAACATATCTTCTAAAAAGTGAAAATCCTTTAACTCTTTTTTAA
- a CDS encoding S24 family peptidase, whose product MLIVDEIIEKLKDILSADGKNGKVFDKDVANSLELSQANFATMKNRGKIPFSNILNFCAKKKISINWLLYDQNPGSLVDTTDKYWIKYYPSVAVSAGGGAYEANDNYESLQLPTYFVSMLGGKENLKNIDAINVVGDSMEPTLNSDNIIFIDKTKNDVSRDGIYAFTTTHGLFVKRIQRRVDGKLDIISDNKDYPSQILNKNELEILGKVISSFGMVY is encoded by the coding sequence ATGTTAATAGTTGATGAAATTATTGAAAAATTAAAAGATATTTTAAGTGCTGATGGGAAAAACGGTAAAGTATTTGATAAAGATGTGGCAAATTCTTTAGAATTAAGTCAAGCTAATTTTGCAACGATGAAAAATAGAGGGAAAATTCCTTTTTCAAATATTCTTAATTTTTGTGCAAAAAAGAAGATTTCAATTAACTGGCTTTTATATGACCAAAATCCAGGTTCTTTGGTTGATACAACAGATAAATATTGGATTAAATATTATCCTAGTGTAGCAGTAAGTGCTGGGGGTGGGGCTTATGAAGCAAATGACAATTATGAATCATTACAATTACCAACTTATTTTGTATCTATGTTAGGAGGAAAAGAGAATCTTAAAAATATTGATGCTATTAATGTAGTAGGGGATTCAATGGAACCAACTTTAAATAGCGATAATATTATATTTATTGATAAAACAAAAAATGATGTATCAAGAGATGGAATTTATGCATTTACAACAACACATGGTTTATTTGTAAAAAGAATACAAAGAAGAGTTGATGGAAAGTTGGATATTATTTCTGATAATAAAGATTATCCTTCTCAAATTTTAAATAAAAATGAATTAGAAATATTAGGTAAAGTAATAAGCTCTTTTGGAATGGTGTATTAG
- a CDS encoding class 1 fructose-bisphosphatase, with the protein MQEIIKAIEESAIKIRDLIQTGDTGKSEHENSTGDTQLKLDIASDEIIENIFKKIPTIKAIVSEEQEAIVNLHENGNYLIAYDPLDGSSLVDVNLSVGSIFGIYENEFNAQNIVASVYVVFGPRVEMVVTTDDVKMYRLLNNEFKFIQNIKLNEKGKLNAPGSTQNCWAPFHKQLIDDIFNDGYRLRYSGGMVPDLHQILLKGGGLFSYPGTSDKPKGKLRQLFEVFPFALTYEKAGGGAVDGFKRVLEVQTTHIHDTTPCFFGSNNEIQRVLEVYKKNG; encoded by the coding sequence ATGCAAGAAATTATAAAAGCAATTGAAGAATCAGCAATTAAAATAAGAGATTTAATTCAAACTGGTGATACTGGAAAAAGCGAACATGAAAATTCAACTGGTGATACACAACTAAAACTTGATATTGCAAGTGATGAAATTATTGAAAATATTTTTAAAAAAATTCCAACAATCAAAGCAATTGTAAGTGAAGAACAAGAAGCAATTGTAAATTTACATGAAAATGGTAATTATTTAATAGCTTATGATCCACTTGATGGTTCTTCTTTAGTTGATGTAAATCTTTCTGTTGGTTCTATTTTTGGTATTTATGAAAATGAATTTAATGCACAAAATATAGTTGCATCAGTTTATGTTGTATTTGGTCCAAGAGTTGAAATGGTTGTTACGACTGACGATGTTAAAATGTATAGACTTTTAAATAATGAATTTAAATTTATTCAAAATATTAAACTAAATGAAAAAGGTAAATTAAATGCACCAGGTTCAACACAAAACTGTTGGGCACCTTTTCACAAACAATTAATTGACGATATTTTTAACGATGGTTATAGATTAAGATATTCTGGTGGAATGGTTCCTGATTTACACCAAATTTTATTAAAAGGTGGAGGATTATTTTCATATCCTGGAACTAGTGACAAACCAAAAGGAAAATTAAGACAATTATTTGAGGTATTTCCTTTTGCTTTAACTTATGAAAAAGCTGGTGGTGGTGCAGTTGATGGATTTAAAAGAGTTTTAGAAGTACAAACTACTCATATTCATGATACAACTCCATGTTTTTTTGGTTCAAATAATGAAATACAAAGAGTTTTAGAAGTTTATAAAAAAAATGGCTAA
- the pckA gene encoding phosphoenolpyruvate carboxykinase (ATP), with translation MSGIKDSLGLENVGIIKRNLDVDTLIKDAVEKEGAKVSSTGALMIDTGIFTGRSPKDKFFVNQDPSNKYIAWGDINHKVSKEVYEDLLKNSKKQLSNKDIYVTDVYCGASLDSRKSIRFITEVAWQAHFIQNMFIVPQTQEELDNFKPDFTIYNSCKTVDMAYASHGLHSEVYVIFNIEDNVAIIGGTWYAGEMKKGVFSMMNYWLPLEDKLPMHCSANIGKDGDTALFFGLSGTGKTTLSTDPKRALIGDDEHGWDNKGIFNFEGGCYAKVINLDKSSEPEIFDAIKKGAILENVIADANGVVDYTDGSKTENTRVSYPLEHIPNHTPDMRGNHPTNIIFLCADAFGVLPPVAKLDKQQAMYYFLSGYTAKVAGTERGITEPVATFSSCFGEAFLPLNPTVYAELLGRKIDQHKVNVYLVNTGWTGGAYGTGSRMSIKNTRACINAILDGSINESEFEVLPVFNLKIPKTLKGVDTEVLNPRNTWKDKESYDETKRKLASMYIKNFKKYLTLESEFDFTAAGPSL, from the coding sequence ATGTCTGGAATTAAAGACTCATTAGGTTTAGAAAACGTTGGAATTATTAAAAGAAATTTAGATGTAGATACATTAATAAAAGATGCAGTAGAAAAAGAAGGTGCAAAAGTATCTTCAACTGGTGCTTTAATGATTGATACTGGTATTTTTACGGGAAGAAGTCCTAAAGATAAATTTTTTGTAAATCAAGATCCATCTAATAAATATATTGCTTGGGGAGATATTAATCATAAAGTATCAAAAGAAGTTTATGAAGATTTATTAAAAAATTCAAAAAAACAACTTAGTAATAAAGACATTTATGTAACAGATGTATACTGTGGTGCATCTTTAGATTCTAGAAAATCTATTAGGTTTATTACGGAAGTTGCTTGGCAAGCACATTTTATTCAAAATATGTTTATTGTTCCTCAAACTCAAGAAGAGTTAGATAATTTTAAACCAGATTTTACAATATATAACTCTTGTAAAACAGTAGATATGGCATATGCTAGCCATGGTTTACATTCAGAAGTTTATGTTATTTTTAATATTGAAGATAATGTCGCAATAATTGGTGGAACTTGGTATGCAGGTGAAATGAAAAAAGGTGTATTCTCTATGATGAATTACTGGCTTCCATTAGAAGATAAACTTCCTATGCATTGTTCAGCAAATATTGGAAAAGATGGCGATACAGCATTATTCTTTGGTCTTTCAGGAACAGGGAAAACCACACTTTCAACAGATCCAAAGAGAGCTTTAATTGGTGATGATGAACATGGTTGGGACAATAAAGGTATTTTTAACTTTGAAGGTGGTTGTTATGCAAAAGTTATAAATTTAGATAAAAGTAGTGAACCTGAGATTTTTGATGCAATCAAAAAAGGTGCAATTTTAGAAAATGTTATTGCTGATGCAAATGGAGTCGTTGATTATACTGATGGCTCAAAAACTGAAAATACAAGAGTTTCTTATCCTTTAGAACATATCCCTAATCATACTCCTGATATGAGGGGTAATCATCCAACTAATATTATTTTTCTATGTGCAGATGCATTTGGAGTATTACCTCCAGTTGCTAAACTTGATAAACAACAAGCAATGTATTACTTTTTAAGTGGTTATACTGCAAAAGTTGCAGGAACTGAAAGAGGTATAACTGAACCAGTTGCAACATTCTCTTCTTGTTTTGGAGAAGCATTCTTACCTCTAAATCCAACAGTTTATGCAGAATTATTAGGTAGAAAAATTGATCAACATAAAGTAAATGTTTATTTAGTAAATACAGGATGGACTGGTGGTGCATATGGTACTGGTTCAAGAATGAGTATCAAAAATACAAGAGCTTGTATTAATGCAATTTTAGATGGTTCAATAAATGAATCAGAATTTGAAGTTTTACCAGTATTTAATTTAAAAATTCCAAAAACTCTAAAAGGTGTTGATACAGAAGTATTAAATCCAAGAAATACATGGAAAGATAAAGAATCTTATGATGAAACAAAAAGAAAATTAGCATCAATGTATATTAAAAACTTTAAAAAATACTTAACTTTAGAAAGTGAATTTGATTTCACAGCTGCAGGACCATCTTTATAA
- a CDS encoding bifunctional 3,4-dihydroxy-2-butanone 4-phosphate synthase/GTP cyclohydrolase II, translated as MNAIQRVQEAIKEIQKGNMVIMLDDEDRENEGDLVYAAPLSSPEKVNFMATHAKGLICVSVTKETANRLQLNPMVSSNTSSYETAFTVSVDAADASTGISAKERDDTIKILSNPISNALELVRPGHIFPLIAKDGGVLVRTGHTEGSVDLCKLAGLNGEAVICEIMKEDGTMARRDDLDIFANKHDMKQVYISDLVEYRLSHEKLVEEISSVNKKFFSSDVIQKEFKDHLGNIHTAIVFGEIKEVSAIKFHTITPDINLFLNDEKLHSMLKTINFLQAKGGVLIFLSDEMRTKESQKDYGIGAQILNCLSIKQIKLMTSGGKHSFVGLQGFGLKIVEEIQIEC; from the coding sequence ATGAATGCAATACAAAGAGTACAAGAAGCTATAAAAGAGATTCAAAAAGGTAATATGGTAATAATGTTGGATGATGAAGATAGAGAGAACGAAGGAGATTTAGTTTATGCAGCACCTTTAAGTAGTCCTGAAAAAGTTAATTTTATGGCTACTCATGCAAAAGGTTTAATTTGTGTTTCTGTTACTAAAGAAACAGCAAATAGGTTACAATTAAATCCTATGGTTAGCTCTAATACTTCATCTTATGAAACAGCATTTACAGTTTCTGTTGATGCGGCAGATGCAAGTACAGGAATTAGTGCAAAAGAGAGAGATGATACTATCAAAATTCTTTCAAATCCAATCTCTAATGCTCTTGAATTAGTAAGACCTGGACATATCTTCCCTTTAATTGCAAAAGATGGTGGAGTATTAGTTCGAACAGGACATACAGAAGGAAGCGTTGATTTATGTAAACTTGCAGGACTTAATGGGGAAGCAGTTATTTGCGAAATCATGAAAGAAGATGGAACAATGGCTAGACGTGATGATTTAGATATTTTTGCTAATAAACATGATATGAAACAAGTATATATTTCAGATTTAGTAGAATATAGATTATCTCATGAAAAATTAGTTGAAGAGATTTCAAGTGTAAATAAAAAATTCTTCTCTTCTGATGTAATTCAAAAAGAGTTTAAAGATCATTTAGGAAATATTCATACAGCAATAGTTTTTGGTGAAATAAAAGAAGTTAGTGCTATAAAATTTCATACAATAACTCCTGATATCAATCTTTTTTTAAATGATGAAAAATTACATTCAATGTTAAAAACTATAAACTTTTTACAAGCTAAAGGTGGAGTGTTAATATTTTTAAGTGATGAAATGAGAACTAAAGAGTCTCAAAAAGATTATGGAATAGGGGCTCAAATTTTAAATTGTTTAAGTATAAAACAAATTAAACTTATGACAAGTGGAGGAAAACACTCTTTTGTAGGTTTACAAGGTTTTGGACTTAAAATAGTTGAAGAAATTCAAATAGAGTGCTAA
- a CDS encoding sodium ion-translocating decarboxylase subunit beta produces the protein MKKNILIAFFLIFSIFASNSFANNVVVDEKQEKQTYHSKTMSELVDSFYATTGIKALFQPQEGVKDSRGKDMTLFAQGAGRIIMIFICFLLFYLAIKKGFEPLLLIPIGFGGLLANIPIANMAGQDGMLGIIYSMGITNQFFPLLIFMGVGAMTDFGPLLANPKTALLGGAAQFAIFGSLVGAVVLSTYVPGINFTLEQAAAISIIGGADGPTSIFVASKLAPELLGAIAVAAYSYMALVPLIQPPIMRALTTDTERKIKMTTLRKVSKLEKIVFPLVVLSLAILILPDAAPLIGALCLGNFARESGVVDRLSDTMQNSLINIVTIFLGLGVGSKLASEQFLVPETLGIMVIGLLAFSAGTAGGVIMAKLMNLVSSKDNQINPLIGAAGVSAVPMAARVVSKEGQLYDKSNILLMHAMGPNVAGVIGSAVAAGVLLSIFK, from the coding sequence ATGAAAAAAAATATATTAATAGCTTTTTTTCTAATATTTTCTATTTTTGCATCAAATAGTTTCGCTAATAATGTTGTAGTAGATGAAAAACAAGAGAAACAAACATACCATTCAAAAACAATGAGTGAATTAGTTGATTCTTTTTATGCAACAACAGGTATTAAAGCACTATTTCAACCACAAGAAGGTGTAAAAGATTCACGTGGAAAAGATATGACTCTATTTGCACAAGGTGCAGGAAGAATCATAATGATTTTTATTTGCTTTTTACTATTTTATTTAGCAATTAAAAAAGGCTTTGAACCACTACTATTAATTCCTATTGGATTTGGAGGATTATTAGCTAATATTCCAATTGCAAATATGGCAGGACAAGATGGAATGTTAGGAATTATCTATAGTATGGGTATTACTAATCAATTTTTTCCATTATTAATTTTCATGGGTGTTGGGGCAATGACAGACTTTGGTCCATTATTAGCTAATCCAAAAACTGCACTTTTAGGTGGAGCAGCTCAATTTGCAATATTTGGTTCACTTGTTGGTGCAGTTGTATTATCAACTTATGTACCAGGAATCAATTTTACGCTAGAACAAGCGGCAGCTATTTCTATTATTGGAGGAGCGGATGGACCAACATCAATATTTGTTGCTTCAAAACTAGCACCTGAATTACTTGGTGCAATTGCTGTTGCTGCATATTCATATATGGCATTAGTTCCGTTAATTCAACCTCCAATTATGAGAGCATTAACAACAGATACAGAAAGAAAAATTAAAATGACAACCCTAAGAAAGGTATCAAAACTAGAGAAAATTGTGTTTCCTTTAGTAGTTTTATCCTTAGCTATTTTAATTCTTCCAGATGCTGCACCATTAATTGGAGCATTATGTTTAGGAAATTTTGCAAGGGAATCAGGAGTTGTTGATAGACTTTCTGATACAATGCAAAATTCATTAATTAATATTGTAACGATATTTTTAGGATTAGGTGTAGGTTCAAAACTAGCATCAGAGCAATTTTTAGTACCAGAAACTTTAGGGATTATGGTAATTGGATTATTAGCATTTTCAGCAGGAACAGCTGGAGGGGTTATAATGGCTAAATTAATGAATTTAGTTAGTTCAAAAGATAATCAGATTAATCCTTTAATTGGAGCAGCTGGAGTATCAGCTGTGCCAATGGCAGCAAGGGTTGTAAGTAAAGAAGGTCAGCTTTATGACAAATCGAACATTTTATTAATGCATGCGATGGGTCCTAATGTGGCTGGTGTTATTGGTTCAGCAGTCGCGGCTGGTGTACTTTTATCGATATTTAAATAA
- the metG gene encoding methionine--tRNA ligase codes for MEESCKNVYITTPIYYVNDVAHIGHAYTTIIADMLARYSRLTGLNTFLLTGTDEHGQKISQSAELRGKTAKEYADEISGKFRALWDDFDITYDKFIRTTDEEHKLGVQKAFQTMFDKGDIYKGEYEGFYCVSCETFFTEKQLVDEQFCPDCGRPTSIVKEESYFFKLSKYEDKLIKWYEENEDCILPRAKKNEISNFVKGGLRDLSISRTSFDWGVKLPDSMNEPKHVMYVWLDALMNYITALGYGTDDKNMNFWPANVQLVGKDILRFHAIYWPAFLMSLDLPLPKHIAAHGWWTRDGEKMSKSKGNVVDPKLVADAYGLDAFRYFMLREVPFGQDGDFSQKALIDRINSDLGNDLGNLLNRISGMSGKYFDYKVSSVDVEKFHAKELAEIDAILGNVEAYIFNMQINRYLEDLWKVLTIANKAINDYEPWNLMKDGKSDEAMALVALITNIMAKVALLLDSVMPEKISLIAQSLGIKIDTATYNSLIKNKNLIPDTVITKVDQLFPRIEEVLLEQPASSDITKSECEMKNEKTKEVSVEDDNLITIDQFFQTTLKIGTIVEAEEVPKSAKLLKLQVDLGEGRNRQILAGIKEYYSAEELVGTQACVVANLKPAKLMGMISEGMLMAARDENGLSLLRPQAPKKSGTKIS; via the coding sequence ATGGAAGAATCTTGCAAAAATGTTTATATAACAACACCAATTTATTATGTAAATGATGTAGCTCATATTGGTCATGCATACACTACAATCATAGCTGATATGTTAGCTAGATACTCAAGATTAACTGGTTTAAATACATTTCTTCTAACAGGAACTGATGAACATGGACAAAAAATCTCTCAAAGTGCTGAACTTAGAGGAAAAACTGCAAAAGAATATGCAGATGAAATTTCAGGTAAATTTAGAGCTTTATGGGATGATTTTGATATTACTTATGATAAATTCATTAGAACTACGGACGAAGAGCATAAACTAGGTGTTCAAAAAGCTTTTCAAACTATGTTTGATAAAGGTGATATTTACAAAGGTGAATACGAAGGTTTTTATTGTGTATCATGTGAGACATTTTTTACAGAAAAACAGTTAGTTGATGAGCAATTTTGTCCAGATTGTGGAAGACCAACTTCTATTGTAAAAGAAGAGAGTTATTTCTTTAAATTATCAAAATATGAAGATAAATTAATCAAATGGTATGAAGAAAATGAAGATTGTATCTTACCAAGAGCTAAAAAAAATGAAATTTCTAACTTTGTAAAAGGTGGATTAAGAGATTTATCGATTTCAAGAACTTCTTTTGATTGGGGTGTTAAATTACCTGATTCGATGAATGAACCAAAACATGTTATGTATGTTTGGTTAGATGCTTTAATGAATTATATTACAGCACTTGGATATGGAACTGATGACAAAAATATGAATTTTTGGCCAGCAAATGTTCAATTAGTTGGAAAAGATATTTTAAGATTCCATGCTATTTATTGGCCAGCCTTTTTAATGTCTTTGGATTTACCTCTTCCAAAACACATCGCAGCTCACGGATGGTGGACAAGAGATGGCGAAAAAATGTCTAAATCAAAAGGTAATGTTGTAGATCCAAAACTTGTAGCTGATGCTTATGGATTAGATGCATTTAGATATTTTATGTTAAGAGAAGTTCCATTTGGACAAGATGGAGATTTTTCACAAAAAGCTTTAATTGATAGAATTAATTCAGATTTAGGAAATGATTTAGGAAATTTATTAAATAGAATTTCTGGTATGAGTGGAAAATATTTTGATTATAAAGTAAGTTCAGTTGATGTTGAAAAATTCCATGCAAAAGAATTGGCAGAAATTGATGCAATTTTAGGAAATGTTGAAGCTTATATTTTTAATATGCAAATCAATAGATATTTGGAAGATTTGTGGAAAGTATTAACAATTGCGAATAAAGCAATAAATGATTATGAACCATGGAATTTAATGAAAGATGGAAAATCTGATGAAGCTATGGCATTAGTTGCATTAATTACAAATATCATGGCTAAAGTTGCCCTACTTTTAGATTCTGTAATGCCTGAAAAAATCTCTTTAATTGCTCAATCTTTAGGAATAAAAATTGATACAGCAACATATAACTCTTTAATTAAAAATAAAAATTTAATTCCTGATACAGTTATCACAAAAGTTGATCAATTATTCCCCCGAATCGAAGAAGTTTTATTAGAGCAACCTGCTTCTTCTGATATTACTAAATCAGAGTGTGAAATGAAAAATGAAAAAACAAAAGAAGTATCAGTTGAAGATGATAATTTAATCACTATTGATCAATTTTTCCAAACAACTTTAAAAATTGGAACAATAGTTGAAGCAGAAGAAGTTCCAAAATCAGCAAAATTATTAAAACTACAAGTTGATTTAGGTGAAGGAAGAAATAGACAAATTTTAGCTGGAATCAAAGAATATTATTCTGCTGAAGAACTTGTAGGAACTCAAGCTTGTGTTGTTGCAAACTTAAAACCTGCAAAATTAATGGGAATGATAAGTGAAGGTATGTTGATGGCAGCTCGTGATGAAAATGGTTTATCATTATTAAGACCACAAGCTCCTAAAAAATCTGGAACAAAAATAAGCTAG
- a CDS encoding biotin/lipoyl-containing protein, whose product MSKKYIDIMDTTFRDGFQSVFGGRVLMNDFFPAVHAAKEAGITHFEFGGGARFQSLFFYLQENAFEMMDKFREITGPDANLQTLARGINTVMLDTGSRELIDLHAKMFAKHGTTTIRNFDALNDVQNLEYSAECIKKYGLNHEVVVTLMDLPPGCFGAHDVPFYEKTLRNILDSGLPYDSICFKDASGTSSPQKIYETIQMARRLVGDNTHIRLHTHETAGVSVACYLAALEAGADGIDLAASPVSGGTSQPDILTMLHAVKGKNFDLGGLEIDKILKYQETLNHCLKDYFIPPEATQVSPLIPFSPMPGGALTANTQMMRDNGTLDKFPEVIKAMREVVEKGGYGTSVTPVSQFYWQQAYANVMFGPWKQIAPGYGKMVLGYFGRTPVEPDAEVVRLASEKLKLEPTKENPLDIADRDEKKKISVWKQRLELEGIETSDENIFIAAACDEKGIAFLKGESPLNVRKNDDKNCNLGENKMANANGNYTVIVDGQKFNVTIAEGNANIQVTPVANTVATPVVAPVVAPVATPAYSGTAVPAAVNGAVWKILVKEGDTVEKDQQIMILEAMKMEIDITAPVSGVITKILVNNTDAVEEGETLAFIG is encoded by the coding sequence ATGTCTAAGAAATATATAGATATTATGGATACAACTTTTAGAGACGGATTTCAATCTGTCTTTGGAGGAAGAGTCCTAATGAATGATTTTTTTCCAGCTGTGCATGCTGCAAAAGAAGCTGGAATAACACACTTTGAGTTCGGTGGAGGAGCAAGATTCCAATCTTTATTCTTCTATCTTCAAGAAAATGCATTTGAAATGATGGATAAATTTAGAGAAATCACAGGTCCAGATGCAAACTTACAAACTTTAGCTCGTGGTATCAACACTGTTATGCTTGATACTGGTTCAAGAGAATTAATCGACTTACATGCAAAAATGTTCGCAAAACATGGAACAACAACAATCAGAAATTTTGATGCCTTAAATGATGTTCAAAACCTTGAATACTCTGCTGAATGTATTAAAAAATATGGATTAAACCATGAAGTAGTTGTAACACTTATGGATTTACCTCCAGGTTGCTTTGGTGCTCATGATGTTCCTTTTTATGAAAAGACTCTAAGAAATATTCTAGATAGTGGATTGCCTTATGATTCAATTTGTTTTAAAGATGCATCAGGAACTTCAAGTCCGCAAAAAATCTATGAAACAATCCAAATGGCAAGAAGATTAGTTGGAGATAACACTCATATTAGACTTCATACTCATGAAACTGCAGGTGTTTCAGTTGCTTGTTATTTAGCTGCTTTAGAAGCTGGTGCTGATGGTATAGATTTAGCTGCATCTCCAGTATCTGGTGGAACTAGCCAACCTGATATTTTAACTATGCTTCATGCAGTAAAAGGTAAAAACTTTGATTTGGGTGGTTTAGAAATTGATAAAATTCTAAAATACCAAGAGACTTTAAATCATTGTTTAAAAGATTACTTTATTCCACCAGAAGCTACACAAGTTTCTCCATTAATTCCTTTTTCTCCAATGCCAGGTGGTGCATTAACTGCAAATACTCAAATGATGAGAGATAATGGAACTTTAGATAAATTTCCAGAAGTTATAAAAGCAATGAGAGAAGTTGTTGAAAAAGGTGGATACGGAACATCTGTAACTCCAGTTTCACAATTTTATTGGCAACAAGCATACGCAAATGTAATGTTTGGACCATGGAAACAAATAGCTCCTGGTTATGGGAAAATGGTTTTAGGTTACTTTGGTAGAACTCCAGTTGAACCAGATGCTGAAGTTGTTAGACTTGCAAGTGAAAAATTAAAACTTGAACCAACAAAAGAGAATCCTTTAGATATAGCAGATAGAGATGAAAAGAAAAAAATATCTGTGTGGAAACAAAGATTAGAACTTGAAGGTATAGAAACAAGTGATGAGAATATATTCATAGCAGCAGCATGTGATGAAAAAGGGATAGCATTTTTAAAAGGTGAATCACCATTAAATGTTAGAAAGAATGATGATAAAAATTGTAATTTAGGAGAGAATAAAATGGCTAATGCAAATGGAAATTATACGGTAATAGTAGATGGACAAAAATTTAATGTAACAATAGCAGAAGGTAATGCAAATATTCAAGTAACACCAGTTGCGAATACTGTAGCAACACCAGTTGTAGCACCAGTTGTAGCACCAGTTGCAACACCTGCATATTCAGGAACAGCAGTTCCAGCAGCAGTAAATGGAGCAGTATGGAAGATACTAGTAAAAGAAGGTGATACAGTTGAGAAAGATCAACAAATAATGATATTAGAAGCAATGAAAATGGAGATAGATATAACAGCTCCAGTTTCAGGTGTTATAACTAAAATTTTAGTTAACAATACTGATGCTGTTGAAGAAGGAGAAACATTAGCCTTTATTGGTTAA
- a CDS encoding OadG family protein — MEINLVAESIKFMFLGMGVVFAFLTIMIFVLKAQGAILTRFFPEKEKIVNIVVPRSENTNNIEAAKIAAVIAAVQHHKNLKG, encoded by the coding sequence ATGGAAATAAACTTAGTAGCAGAGTCAATAAAATTCATGTTTTTAGGAATGGGCGTAGTATTTGCATTCTTAACAATAATGATATTTGTCTTAAAAGCGCAAGGCGCAATATTAACAAGATTTTTCCCAGAAAAAGAAAAAATTGTAAATATAGTGGTACCAAGAAGTGAAAATACAAATAATATAGAAGCTGCGAAGATAGCTGCAGTAATAGCAGCAGTACAACATCATAAAAATCTAAAAGGTTAA